Proteins encoded within one genomic window of Prosthecobacter fusiformis:
- a CDS encoding alkaline phosphatase D family protein, with amino-acid sequence MALTLEEEFFTHVVEWKGLSANNAYRVKVAYGKDKKSTEDERVRDAYTEGNFRTFPEADNGAAFTFMLGSCNLHSLGFIEKPDRAWMQVSSLAKHNEARFMIHAGDQIYADIPLKPQASLEHYRDKYLDAWDDCTPARKALTELPHYMILDDHEIINNFDNDLTAGNVDYQGLARVAMKVYWEFQHSHNPHATAAGFHYHYDFSYGQTQFFVMDTRYYRASGSGQMIDPVQEKALLKWLSAHKDALKFIVTSVPFVTEVKTPEADKWCDPAYDGQRGRILSHILSHGISKVVFLTGDMHSALMATLDFTDAAGSTARIYELMSSPINQITPDLPMEKQFIPSLTRKLKNGFMIHSQIDKSSFFGKNSNLMAIEVPGDGTVQYRIYRTTKSSNIPVKTGSFTP; translated from the coding sequence GTGGCTCTAACCTTAGAAGAAGAATTTTTTACCCATGTAGTGGAATGGAAGGGACTAAGCGCCAACAACGCCTACCGGGTAAAGGTCGCTTATGGCAAGGACAAGAAAAGCACGGAGGACGAGCGGGTGCGGGATGCCTACACGGAGGGAAATTTCCGAACTTTTCCAGAAGCGGATAACGGCGCTGCGTTTACCTTCATGTTGGGCTCTTGCAATTTACATTCCCTGGGATTTATAGAAAAACCTGACCGCGCGTGGATGCAAGTTTCGTCACTGGCCAAGCATAACGAAGCGCGATTCATGATTCATGCTGGGGACCAGATCTACGCGGACATTCCCCTGAAACCCCAGGCAAGCCTGGAGCACTACCGGGACAAGTACCTGGATGCCTGGGATGACTGCACCCCGGCTCGAAAGGCACTGACAGAACTGCCTCACTACATGATCTTGGATGATCATGAGATCATCAACAACTTTGATAATGATCTGACAGCGGGAAATGTGGATTATCAGGGGCTGGCGAGGGTGGCGATGAAAGTTTACTGGGAATTTCAACATTCGCACAATCCGCATGCCACCGCTGCAGGCTTTCATTATCACTACGACTTTAGTTATGGGCAAACGCAGTTCTTTGTAATGGATACGCGTTACTATCGCGCTTCAGGCAGCGGGCAGATGATTGATCCCGTGCAGGAAAAGGCACTGCTGAAGTGGCTGTCGGCGCACAAGGACGCTCTTAAATTCATCGTCACCAGTGTGCCGTTCGTGACAGAGGTGAAAACACCGGAGGCTGACAAATGGTGTGACCCGGCATACGATGGGCAGCGGGGTAGAATTTTGTCCCATATCCTTTCCCATGGAATATCCAAGGTCGTCTTCCTGACGGGCGACATGCATTCGGCATTGATGGCTACTTTAGATTTTACAGATGCAGCGGGCAGCACGGCCCGGATCTATGAACTGATGTCCAGCCCCATCAACCAGATCACGCCGGACCTGCCGATGGAGAAACAGTTTATCCCGAGTCTGACACGGAAACTGAAAAACGGCTTCATGATCCACAGTCAGATTGATAAAAGCTCTTTCTTTGGCAAGAATTCAAACCTGATGGCCATTGAAGTGCCCGGAGACGGTACAGTTCAGTATCGGATCTACCGGACGACCAAGAGTTCCAACATCCCGGTGAAAACAGGATCTTTCACTCCGTGA
- a CDS encoding thrombospondin type 3 repeat-containing protein codes for MTHIRTLYLLLLTPFLFAPWVSAQTPGPESEFIQWTLGPNVVLHGTEGGLKKTAGGNESWSGDAVSSGHQVLVRDGYVKFKTQLGSYMAIGLSPLNSNRSYTDLEHSIMLRASTQQAQIYHGSTGGLNLGAFTSNTEFMIRRVGGVVSFYKDNVLMHVSAKPSAGIMMVDCCFYNLNNPLLSARISIDGDQDADTLPDTWEKAHLPPDHGWNDLVAFLPGNDADGDGVSNLQEFSDDSNPNDPLDFFEAVSWSAHSATQNLLNSIGGLEKTGVLGWNADAVSSQEFIQDGKMVFQVPAGSDLIVGLTEANDSRANTDLEYGIQVATTNTAIGKCPEDASFDLGEYTPNTVFGLRRIAGRVQFIKDGVVIYTSTTPSSARLKVDCSLKALSSRISMCKIDDGDLDNDGLPDAWERRHLPAGATLAALEGFLPTADPDGDGLPNLEEYLDDTHPLEQLSYNATVVWTPSTYTQHISGSEGGLIKSPGGTAWNTDAVGSKTIYQTGKLAFSASSGSYLAVGLTHANTGRANTDLEYRIQVTTSNVAGVHEGTNPETSLKKNMGAYDENTRFAIRRVGGTIEYLKDGVVYHTSVIPASTPLLVDCSFYTVNSQITEARLYTGDLDEDQMPDDWELYHITRMQPHPAPTFEDLRDRFLPGDDEDDFMTHFAVGENPPVPDPGDGFTHLQEYGLGTDPLNALSWPAAAVTWTSRINTSPVVDSQGGLQKTSGAAGYNADAISVESLPGDGSLTFSVPPVTAGVSGVGLTYANNSRSYTDMEYAFLFYPTGAKVQRPETGTDMDVGPFTASTIFRIRRVGTQVDFLKDGVVVCTSTTASTGPMYVDCSLYSPLYSILFACLGPDDETRDLDADGLPDWWELQYLPLNATLAQLQALLPADDSGDNDGVTLADEFLYGTSPLLADTDGDGMSDAWEILHGLAATNASNALADSDSDGLTNLQEAINQTNPWSSDTDGDGISDSSEVTNGLNPLDGNDAMLDLDGDGVPNAWEIARNTSPTNAVSIPVWDAIVDPALSADIPAEKRFKTLASAMVALPSSTTYRSTVLLRAGSHSGTALSQTGIARKIAFVGERVTTRTSHAETPITTVRWTLNGETAIHGVAFTGASSGIRFTPASGTSPRFRVSNCIFVNLSQLNGAGTPSSSYGGALTNQGGEVHVEHCTFLNSTSYKGSSPYTPVAAVANLSGTLLMKNCIIWDDQYVSATPVAGGGVTISSSLIQGMGGSLDQDPELSAKGYLTSASSHCYVSGSPGSVGWDLHGQVRSTSTPSLGAEEWINTDGDSVPDWWELHWFNTTGLGDDHPLWPTSTTTLLGRYLSTETAADLRSADGDYLPDVWEMHYWGNVAASAEQDADNDGISNGEEFIAGTPPCVIDWDGDGMPNDWEALHNLSSSDPQDAWDDPDGDFVFNLEEFQAGTDPSLSLSLI; via the coding sequence ATGACACACATCCGTACTCTGTACCTTCTCCTGCTTACCCCTTTTCTCTTCGCACCCTGGGTGTCTGCCCAGACACCGGGTCCAGAATCTGAATTCATCCAATGGACGCTCGGACCTAATGTGGTCCTACATGGTACCGAAGGCGGTTTAAAAAAGACGGCGGGCGGCAATGAAAGCTGGAGCGGGGATGCGGTCAGTTCAGGACACCAGGTTCTTGTTCGGGATGGCTATGTAAAGTTTAAAACGCAGTTAGGCAGTTACATGGCCATCGGCCTGAGCCCACTGAACAGTAACCGCAGTTACACAGATCTGGAGCATTCAATCATGCTCAGAGCTAGCACCCAACAGGCACAAATATATCACGGTTCCACAGGAGGGTTGAACCTGGGGGCCTTCACTTCGAACACAGAATTCATGATCCGGCGAGTGGGTGGCGTCGTGTCCTTTTATAAAGACAACGTGCTGATGCATGTTTCCGCCAAGCCTAGCGCGGGGATCATGATGGTGGACTGCTGCTTTTACAATTTAAACAATCCCCTGCTCTCCGCCCGCATCAGCATCGACGGTGACCAGGATGCAGACACATTGCCAGATACCTGGGAAAAGGCACATTTGCCGCCTGACCACGGTTGGAATGACCTCGTGGCCTTTCTGCCTGGAAATGACGCCGACGGAGATGGCGTCAGCAATTTGCAGGAATTTTCAGACGACAGTAATCCCAACGATCCGCTGGACTTTTTTGAAGCCGTTAGCTGGTCCGCCCATAGCGCTACTCAGAATCTTTTAAATTCCATTGGTGGCTTGGAGAAAACCGGTGTCTTAGGCTGGAATGCAGATGCGGTGAGCAGTCAGGAATTTATCCAAGACGGCAAGATGGTTTTTCAAGTCCCCGCTGGTTCCGACCTCATCGTGGGATTGACAGAAGCGAATGACAGCCGCGCCAATACCGATCTGGAATACGGCATTCAGGTTGCGACGACGAACACGGCCATCGGTAAATGTCCAGAGGATGCAAGTTTCGACCTGGGAGAATATACTCCAAACACCGTTTTTGGCCTGCGTCGTATCGCCGGTCGGGTCCAGTTCATCAAGGACGGCGTCGTTATCTATACTTCCACCACGCCCAGCAGTGCCCGGCTGAAAGTGGATTGCTCGCTGAAGGCCTTATCCAGCCGGATTTCCATGTGCAAAATTGATGACGGGGATCTGGATAACGATGGCCTGCCGGATGCATGGGAGCGGCGCCACCTGCCTGCCGGTGCCACCTTGGCTGCACTGGAGGGCTTCCTGCCGACTGCGGATCCTGATGGGGATGGTCTGCCCAATCTGGAAGAATACCTGGACGATACCCACCCGCTGGAGCAGCTCAGCTATAACGCCACCGTGGTCTGGACACCTTCTACCTATACCCAGCATATATCAGGGTCGGAGGGCGGTCTGATCAAAAGCCCTGGCGGCACGGCCTGGAATACGGATGCCGTGGGCTCCAAGACCATTTATCAAACTGGAAAACTCGCCTTCAGCGCCAGCAGCGGCAGCTATCTGGCCGTGGGTTTGACCCATGCGAATACCGGCCGCGCCAATACCGATCTGGAATATCGCATCCAGGTTACTACCAGCAATGTGGCCGGTGTGCATGAAGGCACCAATCCAGAAACCAGTCTGAAGAAAAATATGGGTGCATACGACGAAAACACCCGCTTTGCCATCCGCCGCGTAGGCGGCACGATAGAATACTTGAAAGATGGCGTCGTCTATCACACCTCGGTGATACCTGCCTCCACACCGCTCCTGGTGGACTGCTCCTTTTATACGGTCAACAGCCAAATCACCGAGGCCCGGCTTTACACCGGGGACCTGGATGAAGACCAGATGCCGGATGACTGGGAGCTCTATCACATCACACGCATGCAGCCGCACCCGGCCCCTACCTTTGAAGATCTTCGGGACAGGTTTCTGCCAGGTGATGATGAAGATGATTTCATGACCCACTTTGCCGTCGGGGAAAACCCTCCCGTGCCAGACCCGGGCGATGGCTTTACCCACCTGCAAGAATACGGCCTGGGGACAGATCCGCTCAATGCCCTGAGCTGGCCCGCTGCCGCTGTGACGTGGACTAGCCGTATTAACACATCTCCCGTCGTGGACTCCCAGGGCGGACTGCAAAAAACCTCAGGAGCAGCTGGTTACAATGCAGATGCCATCAGTGTGGAAAGCCTCCCCGGTGACGGCAGCCTCACGTTCTCCGTGCCACCCGTAACTGCCGGAGTTTCGGGCGTGGGTCTCACTTATGCCAACAACAGCCGCTCCTATACTGACATGGAATATGCCTTCCTGTTTTACCCCACGGGAGCCAAAGTCCAGCGTCCGGAAACCGGTACCGATATGGATGTCGGCCCTTTCACCGCCAGCACCATCTTCCGCATCCGGCGGGTCGGCACCCAGGTGGATTTTCTCAAAGACGGTGTCGTGGTCTGCACCTCCACCACAGCCAGCACAGGTCCCATGTATGTGGATTGCTCCCTTTACTCACCGCTCTACTCCATCCTCTTTGCCTGCCTGGGTCCCGATGATGAAACCCGCGACCTGGATGCCGACGGCTTGCCGGACTGGTGGGAACTGCAGTATCTGCCCCTCAACGCCACCTTGGCCCAGCTCCAAGCCCTCCTCCCCGCTGACGACAGCGGCGATAACGATGGGGTGACCCTCGCCGATGAATTCCTCTACGGCACCTCCCCCCTCCTGGCCGATACCGACGGAGACGGCATGTCCGATGCCTGGGAAATCCTCCACGGCCTAGCCGCCACAAACGCCTCCAATGCACTTGCAGATTCAGACAGCGACGGCCTGACCAATCTCCAGGAGGCCATTAACCAGACCAACCCGTGGTCCTCAGACACCGATGGTGACGGGATTTCTGATTCATCAGAAGTCACCAACGGGCTCAATCCTCTGGATGGAAATGATGCCATGTTGGATCTGGATGGTGATGGGGTGCCCAATGCCTGGGAAATTGCTCGTAACACGTCGCCTACCAATGCTGTGAGCATACCAGTTTGGGATGCCATTGTGGATCCTGCTTTGTCGGCGGACATCCCTGCGGAAAAACGTTTCAAAACCCTGGCCAGTGCTATGGTTGCGTTGCCATCCAGCACGACTTACAGGAGCACCGTTTTGCTACGCGCAGGCTCGCACAGCGGTACCGCATTGAGTCAGACTGGCATCGCCAGAAAAATCGCCTTTGTCGGTGAGCGTGTCACTACCCGGACTTCACATGCCGAAACCCCCATTACAACTGTTCGTTGGACACTCAATGGAGAAACCGCGATCCATGGCGTAGCTTTTACGGGCGCTTCGAGTGGCATTCGTTTTACACCGGCTTCCGGTACCTCCCCTAGGTTCCGTGTTAGCAACTGCATCTTTGTGAACCTCAGCCAGCTTAATGGCGCAGGTACCCCTTCATCCAGCTACGGTGGAGCGCTCACCAATCAGGGCGGTGAGGTCCATGTGGAGCATTGTACCTTCCTCAATTCTACCAGTTATAAAGGTAGTTCCCCATATACCCCCGTGGCTGCGGTGGCCAATCTTTCCGGTACTCTGTTGATGAAGAACTGCATCATCTGGGATGACCAATATGTCAGTGCCACTCCCGTTGCTGGAGGCGGTGTTACCATCAGTTCCAGTCTCATTCAGGGCATGGGCGGCAGCCTGGATCAGGATCCCGAGCTCTCGGCCAAAGGTTACCTCACTTCGGCCTCCTCTCATTGTTATGTCTCGGGGAGTCCAGGGAGTGTGGGTTGGGATCTCCATGGTCAGGTCCGCTCCACCAGCACCCCGTCATTGGGAGCTGAAGAGTGGATCAATACAGATGGTGATAGTGTGCCGGACTGGTGGGAGTTGCATTGGTTCAATACCACTGGCCTTGGGGATGATCATCCGCTGTGGCCCACTTCCACCACCACCCTGCTGGGCCGTTATCTCTCCACTGAAACAGCGGCAGATTTGAGGTCTGCCGACGGGGACTACCTGCCTGATGTCTGGGAAATGCATTACTGGGGGAACGTGGCTGCAAGCGCAGAGCAGGATGCAGACAACGATGGCATCAGCAATGGTGAGGAGTTCATTGCTGGCACCCCTCCCTGCGTGATCGACTGGGATGGTGATGGCATGCCCAATGATTGGGAGGCACTGCATAACCTGAGCTCCTCTGACCCGCAGGATGCATGGGATGATCCGGATGGCGACTTTGTTTTTAACCTGGAGGAGTTCCAGGCAGGCACGGACCCTAGCCTGAGCCTCAGCCTGATCTGA
- a CDS encoding peptidylprolyl isomerase, translating to MVKRPLHIAMSVLSRPLTCLAALLCLAAPAYSQSSSNGIAAIVNGNVVTKSEVRDAVNAQEQMLRMQYQSDPAALQREVANLRATAMDSLIDRELVLAEFKRLGASIKSQWVDDDINGIIRESFKGNREAFVKELASSGMTLKKFREMREKMMIVQAMRGKQAAEQPPATPKEVEDYYKKNVAKWRSGDMIKISTITIAKFSGEATATPAGQKKIAQEIRSKLLKGADFATTAKTYSQDSHAEDGGAWDWMAREQMKPSIANVAFNLKTGGLSEVIDDEAAYIIIACDAIKYGNSKPMNEVRDEIERAVSAEKSKAIIDKWMEGLRKKAVIKKFGW from the coding sequence ATGGTTAAGCGTCCCCTGCACATCGCCATGTCTGTTTTATCGCGTCCTCTCACCTGCCTCGCGGCGCTGCTTTGCCTGGCAGCTCCGGCCTATTCACAGTCCTCCAGCAACGGCATCGCTGCCATTGTGAACGGAAACGTCGTCACCAAATCTGAAGTGCGGGATGCCGTCAATGCCCAGGAGCAAATGCTGCGCATGCAGTATCAAAGCGATCCCGCCGCTCTACAGCGTGAAGTCGCCAACCTGCGCGCCACTGCCATGGACAGCCTCATCGACCGGGAACTGGTGCTGGCAGAATTCAAACGCCTCGGTGCCTCCATCAAGAGCCAGTGGGTGGATGATGACATCAACGGCATCATCCGGGAAAGCTTCAAAGGCAACCGTGAGGCCTTCGTCAAAGAACTGGCCTCCTCCGGCATGACACTGAAAAAATTCCGCGAGATGCGCGAAAAAATGATGATCGTACAGGCGATGCGCGGCAAGCAGGCGGCCGAACAGCCGCCGGCCACACCCAAGGAAGTCGAGGACTACTACAAGAAGAATGTGGCTAAATGGCGGAGTGGCGACATGATCAAGATCAGCACGATCACCATTGCCAAGTTCAGCGGTGAGGCGACGGCCACTCCTGCCGGTCAGAAAAAAATAGCCCAGGAGATCCGTTCCAAACTTCTCAAGGGTGCTGACTTTGCCACCACGGCCAAGACTTATTCCCAAGACAGCCATGCCGAAGACGGAGGAGCCTGGGACTGGATGGCACGCGAGCAGATGAAACCTTCCATCGCCAACGTCGCCTTCAACCTGAAGACAGGCGGTTTGAGCGAAGTGATCGACGACGAGGCCGCTTACATCATCATTGCCTGTGACGCCATCAAGTATGGCAACTCCAAGCCAATGAATGAAGTTCGCGACGAAATCGAGCGCGCCGTCTCTGCTGAAAAATCCAAGGCCATCATCGACAAATGGATGGAAGGCCTGCGGAAGAAGGCGGTGATCAAGAAGTTCGGCTGGTAA
- a CDS encoding glucose-6-phosphate dehydrogenase assembly protein OpcA, giving the protein MPLTEDTLSCLGAEVPLPKIDRALKELWSSDEAKTRASLINFAIYSEDPDSIVKNSEQMSRITDDNACRALLITCLPEVKPQRARAWINALCRPYQGKQVVCSEQISFVLEGGDAAQVQNVVFAHLDSDLPLIVWWQGDLTKNFEERFYSRIDTLIIDSGRWTDPVSEFAGLVAAKEVADFDVRDLSWTRSHFLRTALANSFQDAKAREHLPLVENIEITHAPGQRCAALLLAGWICQRLGASLDEKKEGLVFSKADGSTLTISLTEKSQGCALQSLRLTAPCLEVSITREGASAFVHTHASCEGHSHEEILPADVVGDAELISEQLSRAGGSTHYSHVLPLIQPMLARLS; this is encoded by the coding sequence ATGCCCCTTACTGAAGATACCCTTTCCTGCCTCGGCGCTGAAGTGCCGCTGCCCAAGATCGACCGTGCGCTGAAGGAGCTGTGGTCGAGCGATGAGGCGAAGACGCGCGCTTCTTTGATCAACTTCGCGATCTATAGCGAGGACCCGGACAGCATTGTTAAAAATAGCGAGCAGATGTCCCGCATCACGGATGACAATGCCTGCCGTGCATTGCTGATCACCTGCCTGCCGGAGGTAAAGCCGCAGCGGGCTCGGGCCTGGATCAATGCGCTGTGCCGTCCATACCAAGGGAAACAGGTGGTGTGCAGCGAGCAAATCTCCTTTGTGCTGGAAGGTGGGGACGCGGCTCAGGTGCAGAATGTGGTATTTGCCCATCTGGACTCGGACTTGCCGCTGATCGTGTGGTGGCAAGGGGACCTGACGAAGAACTTTGAGGAGCGCTTTTATAGCCGCATCGACACCCTCATCATCGACAGCGGGCGCTGGACGGACCCCGTTTCTGAATTTGCAGGACTGGTGGCGGCGAAGGAAGTGGCGGACTTCGATGTCCGTGACCTGAGCTGGACACGCAGCCATTTTCTGCGCACGGCGCTGGCCAATAGTTTCCAGGATGCGAAAGCACGGGAGCATCTGCCATTGGTGGAAAACATTGAGATCACCCATGCTCCAGGGCAGCGTTGTGCTGCGCTGCTGCTAGCGGGATGGATTTGCCAGCGACTGGGTGCCAGTCTGGATGAAAAAAAGGAGGGCCTGGTCTTTTCCAAGGCGGATGGCAGCACACTAACCATTAGCCTGACCGAAAAAAGCCAGGGGTGCGCATTGCAGTCCCTGCGGCTGACCGCGCCCTGCCTGGAGGTATCCATCACCCGGGAAGGGGCCTCCGCCTTTGTCCATACCCATGCTTCTTGTGAAGGGCACAGCCACGAGGAAATCCTGCCCGCCGATGTGGTGGGGGATGCCGAATTGATCTCCGAGCAATTGAGCCGGGCTGGCGGAAGCACTCATTATTCGCATGTATTGCCGCTGATCCAGCCTATGCTGGCCAGATTGTCCTAG
- the zwf gene encoding glucose-6-phosphate dehydrogenase gives MPFPIMPELENPFQETLLQRHRAEPCTVVIFGATGDLTNRKLIPALYNVAAEGDLPPQFKVVGFARRDKSDDVFRQELEEGNRKNSRQGHSDELWASFSQSIHYHRSEFEDLEGYKALAELLNKFDEERGAPANRLFYLASAPEAFKPILEMLREAGLSQGVNGKWARVVCEKPFGKDLATARGLNETVAGTFEEKDTYRIDHYLGKETAQNIMVLRFANALFEPNWNSRYIDHVQITCAENLGMEGGRGGYYDTAGALRDMVQNHLFQLLSLVAMEPPTDLSADSVRDEKVKVIRALRPLVGPEAVGANVIRAQYTAGSVDGVSRVGYRQEDRVNPESKTEAYVALRLFVDTWRWQGVPFYIRVGKQLPKKATEISVHFKKPPQVPFATARLPGSSENTLVIRIQPDEGIALRILCKQPGQALSMQQVKMDFRYSGSFGKASPEAYERLLLDAMAGDATLFARRDEVESAWKFIDELEHAWHKSPNPPPMCEYPAGSWGPKEADDLLRQDGREWRLL, from the coding sequence ATGCCCTTTCCCATCATGCCTGAACTGGAAAATCCCTTTCAAGAAACTCTCCTCCAGCGTCATCGCGCGGAGCCATGCACTGTGGTCATCTTTGGCGCCACGGGAGATCTGACTAATCGCAAGCTCATCCCGGCTCTCTATAATGTGGCCGCGGAGGGGGATCTGCCGCCGCAGTTTAAAGTGGTGGGTTTTGCGCGCCGTGACAAATCGGACGATGTCTTCCGCCAGGAGTTGGAAGAGGGTAACCGCAAGAACAGCCGCCAGGGTCACAGTGATGAGCTGTGGGCCAGCTTTTCCCAGAGCATCCACTATCACCGCAGCGAGTTTGAGGACCTGGAGGGGTACAAAGCCCTGGCTGAGTTGTTGAACAAATTTGACGAAGAGCGCGGAGCACCAGCTAACCGGCTATTTTACCTGGCTTCTGCGCCGGAGGCTTTCAAGCCCATCCTGGAGATGCTGCGGGAAGCGGGGCTGAGCCAGGGGGTGAACGGCAAATGGGCCCGTGTGGTCTGTGAGAAGCCGTTTGGCAAGGATCTGGCCACTGCACGTGGTCTGAATGAGACGGTCGCGGGCACCTTTGAAGAAAAGGACACTTACCGCATCGACCATTATCTGGGCAAGGAGACGGCGCAGAACATCATGGTGCTGCGGTTTGCCAATGCGCTGTTTGAGCCGAACTGGAACAGTCGATACATTGACCATGTGCAGATCACCTGCGCAGAAAACCTGGGCATGGAAGGCGGACGTGGGGGTTACTATGACACGGCGGGTGCGCTGCGTGACATGGTGCAGAACCATCTTTTCCAATTGCTGTCCCTGGTGGCCATGGAACCGCCGACGGACCTGAGCGCGGACAGTGTGCGTGATGAGAAAGTGAAAGTGATTCGTGCGCTGCGCCCTCTCGTGGGTCCGGAGGCCGTGGGTGCAAACGTGATCCGTGCACAATATACCGCAGGCAGTGTGGATGGTGTGTCCCGGGTGGGCTACCGGCAAGAAGACCGGGTAAACCCGGAATCCAAGACGGAGGCCTACGTGGCACTGCGCCTTTTTGTGGATACGTGGCGCTGGCAGGGCGTGCCCTTCTACATCCGCGTGGGCAAGCAACTGCCGAAGAAGGCAACGGAGATCAGTGTACATTTCAAAAAGCCGCCGCAGGTTCCTTTCGCCACGGCACGCCTGCCGGGGAGCAGTGAAAACACGCTGGTGATCCGCATCCAGCCGGATGAGGGCATCGCCCTGCGCATCCTGTGCAAACAGCCTGGCCAGGCCCTGTCCATGCAGCAGGTGAAGATGGATTTCCGCTACAGCGGCAGCTTCGGCAAAGCCAGCCCGGAGGCCTATGAGCGCCTGCTGCTGGATGCGATGGCGGGCGATGCGACCCTCTTTGCCCGCCGTGACGAGGTGGAAAGCGCATGGAAGTTCATTGATGAACTTGAACACGCTTGGCATAAATCACCCAATCCGCCGCCGATGTGCGAATACCCTGCGGGCTCGTGGGGCCCGAAAGAAGCGGATGATCTTCTGCGCCAGGATGGGCGGGAGTGGCGGCTGCTGTGA
- a CDS encoding L,D-transpeptidase family protein yields the protein MKHPLFISVTRLVSVLALACVSASAVIPDPLPPAPEPVEDILRLQIFLDTHLFGPGKVDGRPGEFTTKALKRYQTTLGLPVTEIGDHTLDLSSVGESIITYTIRPEDLQYVGHLPTQPSAQSKKKYLPYDSLIEFLSERFHCSPELIEFLNHPMKMGTLKPGDVVKVPNVQPFLIEELTQIASLPEIPEYLPRIIKIDTREKLLGVYEGEKLLASLPITPGSGHLATPPGTWRILGIAQMPTFRWDKSVLEYGVRSGSYYNLPMGPNNPVGVMWIGLNKPGIGIHGTNQGQTIGRSASHGCMRTANWDVVRLAKLITKGMTVIIEGPAPTPRPVIVAKAKKADEIPPPSNPEPKRGFKLLFWKK from the coding sequence ATGAAACACCCCCTTTTCATATCCGTGACCCGGCTTGTATCTGTGCTTGCCCTCGCGTGCGTCTCCGCATCGGCCGTTATCCCGGATCCCCTGCCTCCCGCACCGGAGCCTGTGGAGGATATATTGCGCCTGCAAATTTTCCTCGATACCCATCTCTTCGGCCCCGGCAAAGTGGATGGCCGCCCGGGTGAATTCACCACCAAGGCTCTCAAGCGCTACCAGACTACCCTGGGTCTACCCGTAACCGAGATCGGCGACCATACCCTAGATCTCTCCAGCGTGGGGGAAAGCATCATCACTTACACCATCCGGCCCGAAGACCTGCAATACGTCGGCCACCTCCCCACCCAGCCTTCCGCTCAGAGTAAAAAGAAATACCTCCCTTATGACTCCCTGATCGAATTTCTCAGCGAGCGTTTCCATTGCTCCCCGGAGCTCATCGAATTTCTCAATCACCCCATGAAAATGGGCACCCTCAAGCCCGGTGATGTCGTCAAGGTCCCCAACGTCCAGCCCTTCCTCATCGAAGAACTCACCCAGATTGCCAGCCTGCCGGAGATCCCCGAATACCTCCCCCGCATCATCAAGATCGACACCCGCGAAAAGCTCCTCGGCGTCTATGAAGGGGAAAAGCTCCTCGCCAGCCTCCCCATCACCCCTGGCAGCGGCCACCTCGCCACCCCGCCCGGCACTTGGCGTATCCTCGGCATCGCCCAGATGCCCACCTTCCGCTGGGATAAAAGCGTGCTCGAATACGGCGTACGCAGCGGCAGCTATTACAACCTCCCCATGGGTCCGAATAACCCCGTCGGCGTCATGTGGATCGGCCTCAACAAACCCGGCATCGGCATTCACGGCACGAATCAAGGCCAGACCATCGGTCGCAGCGCCAGCCACGGCTGCATGCGTACTGCCAACTGGGACGTCGTCCGCCTTGCCAAATTGATCACCAAAGGCATGACCGTCATCATCGAAGGCCCCGCCCCCACCCCCCGGCCTGTCATCGTCGCTAAAGCCAAAAAAGCCGACGAGATCCCGCCTCCATCCAATCCTGAGCCCAAACGTGGCTTTAAGCTTCTCTTCTGGAAGAAATAG